From one Salvelinus sp. IW2-2015 unplaced genomic scaffold, ASM291031v2 Un_scaffold15051, whole genome shotgun sequence genomic stretch:
- the LOC112080301 gene encoding transcription elongation regulator 1 isoform X1, giving the protein MLPGMGPPLVPMMHHPQLALAAPALSGLQFPEWSEYKTADGKTYYYNNRTLESTWDKPQELREKEKEAEKAKERQQALEEEAMEMEDEQPKIELPKEVKEQVKEEEMTEEEKAAQKAKPVATNPIPGTPWYVTESQACGH; this is encoded by the exons ATGCTGCCTGGCATGGGCCCTCCTCTTGTTCCCATGATGCACCACCCTCAGTTGGCCCTGGCGGCGCCCGCCTTGTCAGGCCTCCAGTTCCCAGAGTGGTCTGAGTACAAAACGGCCGACGGGAAaacctactactacaacaaccgCACACTGGAGTCCACCTGGGACAAACCCCAGGAACTACGGGAGAAAG agaaagaggcagagaaggCCAAAGAGAGACAGCAGGCCCTGGAGGAGGAGGCTATGGAGATGGAGGATGAACAGCCTAAAATAGAGCTCCCTAAGGAGGTGAAGGAG CAGGTTAAGGAGGAGGAGATGACTGAAGAGGAGAAAGCAGCACAGAAAGCCAAGCCCGTGGCCACTAACCCAATACCTGGCACTCCCTGGTATGTAACAGAAAGCCAAGCCTGTGGCCACTAA
- the LOC112080301 gene encoding transcription elongation regulator 1 isoform X2, translated as MLPGMGPPLVPMMHHPQLALAAPALSGLQFPEWSEYKTADGKTYYYNNRTLESTWDKPQELREKEKEAEKAKERQQALEEEAMEMEDEQPKIELPKEVKEVKEEEMTEEEKAAQKAKPVATNPIPGTPWYVTESQACGH; from the exons ATGCTGCCTGGCATGGGCCCTCCTCTTGTTCCCATGATGCACCACCCTCAGTTGGCCCTGGCGGCGCCCGCCTTGTCAGGCCTCCAGTTCCCAGAGTGGTCTGAGTACAAAACGGCCGACGGGAAaacctactactacaacaaccgCACACTGGAGTCCACCTGGGACAAACCCCAGGAACTACGGGAGAAAG agaaagaggcagagaaggCCAAAGAGAGACAGCAGGCCCTGGAGGAGGAGGCTATGGAGATGGAGGATGAACAGCCTAAAATAGAGCTCCCTAAGGAGGTGAAGGAG GTTAAGGAGGAGGAGATGACTGAAGAGGAGAAAGCAGCACAGAAAGCCAAGCCCGTGGCCACTAACCCAATACCTGGCACTCCCTGGTATGTAACAGAAAGCCAAGCCTGTGGCCACTAA